Below is a window of Peptococcaceae bacterium DNA.
TTACAGGAAAAAGAATTAACCGGTTTACACATATTCATCAGACGCCCGACGATCTGGTAAAAAAAGTAAAATTATTGCGAATGATCGGCCAAAATACGGGTTCCTGCTTCCAGCGGTGTGTAGGGTTTGATGCTTTAAATGCGCTTTATTCCACTACTTATGATATGGATTGTAAACTGGCGACTATTTATCATAAACGGTTCTTGGAATACCTGGTGAACGTCCAAGAAAAAGACTTGATGATTGCGGGGGCTATGACTGATCCGAAAGGCGACAGGAGCTTGAGACCTGGACAGCAGGCTGATCCGGACCTTTTCGTTCGGGTGGTCGATAAAAACGATCAAGGCATAGTTATACGGGGAGCCAAGTGTCATATGACGGGAATGGTGAATTCCCATGAAATGCTGATTATGCCAACGACAGCATTGACTGAAGAAGATAAGGATTATGCAGTTTCCTGCGCTGTGCCGGTGGATGCCCCCGGTGTCCTCCACATCTTTGGCCGCCAGACCAATGACGACAGGAAGTTGGATAGTATTGATCAGGGCAACTTTAAATTCGGTGCTGTGGGGGGCGAATGCTTGACGGTTCTTGAAGATGTATTCGTACCATGGGAAAAGGTGTTTATGTGTGGTGAATACCAGTTTGCCGGAATCCTGGTGGAACGGTTTGCATCCTTTCATCGCCAAAACTACGGCGCCTGCAAGGTAGGTCTAAGTGATGTCATCATCGGCGCTTCCGCCTTACTGGCTGAATACAACGGCGTAGCTAAGGCGGCCCACATAAAGGACAAAATAATCGAGATGATTCAGCTCAGTGAAACTCTTTACTGCTGTTCTCTAGCCTGTTCGGGAGAAGGAAGAAAACTTCCGTCGGGCGCCTGCTATGTAGATCCTTTGCTGGCAAATGTGGTTAAGCAGAATATTACAAGGTATATTTATGAAATTTGCCGATTGAGTCATGACATTGCCGGTGGATTTATCGCCACACTGCCCTCGGAGAAAGACTTGCGGCATCCTGAGCTTGGAAAATATGTGGAGAAATACTTCAAAGGAGTTGCAGGTGTACCGGCAGAAAAGCGCTATCGCCTAGCCAGGCTTGTAGAGAATATGACTGGGGGCACAGCCCTGGTGGAAAGTATGCATGGAGCGGGTTCCCCGCAAGCGCAGCGTGTAATGCTGGCCCGCCAGGCAAACCTTGAGCATAAAAAGCAGTTGGCCAAAAAACTGGTCGATATAGAAGAATGAGATGGCAGTTATTGGCGTAAAATACTGCGGCAACTGTAATCCTCGGATAGATGGTCCGGAATTGGTGGAGAAACTGAAAAAAATGATGCCGGGTTCAGTCTTTTCTTTTTACGATTCTCCGGGATATGAAGTGCTGCTAATTGTAAGCGGGTGCCCGGTAGATTGTGCCGCAAGGCCGAATTTTTGCGGGCATGTGGTTGTTGTGGCCGGTGATAACGTAGACCATGTTCCTTGCGAAACGACCGAACTGGCAGATAAAGTCAAGACAAAACTGGAGATTATAATCAATAACTTAGCTGAGAAGAAAACAATCGGGATCAGGAGGGATAGGGTGAAAAACCGGGAAGTTGTCATGGTCAGCGCCTGCAGAACAGCCATTGGCAAATTCATGGGAGGACTTGCCGCCGTAAGTGCCCGGGATATGGCTATTACTGTGGGGAAAGCTGCTATTGAAAGAGCTGGTATTTTACCAGAGATGGTGGACGAAATCGTTATGGGGCAGCTTTATACCGGGATGCAGGGCTCGCTGCCGGCTCGTCAGGTAGGAATGAGAATAGGGCTGCCGCACAGGAGCGGTGCAGTATCTGTAAACCAGAACTGCGCATCAGGGATGCGAGCCCTGGAGATTGCCTGCCAAAACATCATGCTCGGAAAAACGGAAGTCGGTCTGGTGATAGGAGTAGAAAGCATGACCAATGCGCCTTATCTTTTGCCCAAGGGACGCATGGGTTACAGGATGGGACCAGGTACGATTGAGGATTCGATGATTCATGACGGCTTACACGACGAACTGGTGCCAGGGCATATGGGAATAACAGCCGAAAATGTGGCGGCAAAGTACGGGATAACTCGCCAGGAATGCGATGAGTTGGCCCTGATGAGTCATAATCGGGCTGCAAGGGCTATAAGAGAAGGGAGATTCAAGAGGGAAATCATACCAGTGGAGATTAAAAACAAGAAGGGAGTAAGCCTTTTTGAAGAAGATGAACATCCCATCAGGGATGCCAGCCTGGAAGCAATAAGCAAGCTGCAGGCCGTTTTTAAAAAAGACGGCGTTGTCACAGCGGCCAATGCTTCTGGCATTAATGACGGGGCTGCTGCTGCCGTCGTTATGTCTAAGGAAAAGGCTGGAGAGTTAGGTATTAAACCTCTCCTGAAGCTGGTTAATATTTGTACGGAAGGCGTAGATCCTGTGGTAATGGGATTGGGACCAGCCGTGGTTATTCCCAAATGTTTAAAAGAGGCAGGCTTGTTATTTGACGATATTGAGTACTGGGAAATCAACGAGGCCTTTGCCGCACAGTGGCTGGGTGTTAAAAGAATGCTCGAAGAAGACCTCGGCCTGAAACTCGACCTGGAAAAAGTCAACCACAACGGGTCGGGTATTGCTCTCGGACACCCGGTGGGCTGTACCGGTCTGAGAATTATTGTCACTTTGTATTATGAAATGGAGAGAATGGGCTTGACATTAGGCGGGGCTTCGCTGTGCGTGGGAGGCGGGCCTGCCATGGCGTCGTTATGGACGAGAGATGTTTAATAAATCGGGGGAATGCCGTTGTGATAAAGAAGATACTCGTTCTTGGTGCAGGTACAATGGGATCAGCGATTGCCCAGCTTGCAGCACAATCCGGGTTTGAAGTGATAATGCGGGATTTGGAAACCAGGTTTATTGAAAAAGGATTGGTTGAAATTGAAAAAAGCTTGAACAGGCTTGTGAACAAGGGAAAACTTTCTGGGGAAGAAAAAGAGGGCGTAATATCAAGGATAAGAGGAACTACTGCGCTTTCAGAAGGCAAAGACGCGGATTTTGTCATCGAAGCGGTGATAGAAAATATGGAGTTTAAAAAAGAAGTATACCGGGAGTTGGATAGAGTTGTCCAGCCGGCGGCTATTCTGGCTTCCAACACTTCTAGTCTCAGCATTACTGAATTAGGTGCGGTGACTGCGCGACCTGACAGGGTTATTGGGATGCATTTTTTCAACCCTATCCCCGTGATGCAACTTGTGGAAGTGATAAAAGGCGCAGCAACGTCAGAGGAAACATTTTCGACAGCTTTAGAGTTAACTAAAAAGATGAATAAAGTACCGGTGGGAGTAAAAGAGACACCAGGTTTTGTCGTAAACAGGCTGCTGGTCCCTTTGATTAATGAGGCTGCCTTCCTGCTGATGGAAGGAGCAGCCGGCGCTGAGGAAATTGACACGGCTATGAAGCTGGGAGCTAACCATCCCATAGGGCCCCTGGCACTAGGTGACTTGATAGGACTGGATGTTTGCCTGGCTGTAATGGAAGTCCTCCACATGGAATTTGGCGAAAGCAAGTACAGGCCCTGTCCGCTATTGCGTAAAATGGTCAGGGCTGGTTACCTGGGCCGCAAGACAGGCAGGGGCTTCTTCAGCTATTCGGTTAAGTAAAATTTTGAGGTGATTGGGAAAAATGAGTCGGGTAATGCAGTTTGCCAGGAAGGGAGGAATATCAGATAAGAGGCCTTGAGATTTT
It encodes the following:
- a CDS encoding 4-hydroxyphenylacetate 3-hydroxylase family protein; amino-acid sequence: MMTGREYIESLKELKPRVYYQGVLINSVVGHPAIQPHINSAAVTYDAANEPAFEDLGVTISHITGKRINRFTHIHQTPDDLVKKVKLLRMIGQNTGSCFQRCVGFDALNALYSTTYDMDCKLATIYHKRFLEYLVNVQEKDLMIAGAMTDPKGDRSLRPGQQADPDLFVRVVDKNDQGIVIRGAKCHMTGMVNSHEMLIMPTTALTEEDKDYAVSCAVPVDAPGVLHIFGRQTNDDRKLDSIDQGNFKFGAVGGECLTVLEDVFVPWEKVFMCGEYQFAGILVERFASFHRQNYGACKVGLSDVIIGASALLAEYNGVAKAAHIKDKIIEMIQLSETLYCCSLACSGEGRKLPSGACYVDPLLANVVKQNITRYIYEICRLSHDIAGGFIATLPSEKDLRHPELGKYVEKYFKGVAGVPAEKRYRLARLVENMTGGTALVESMHGAGSPQAQRVMLARQANLEHKKQLAKKLVDIEE
- a CDS encoding thiolase family protein, encoding MVSACRTAIGKFMGGLAAVSARDMAITVGKAAIERAGILPEMVDEIVMGQLYTGMQGSLPARQVGMRIGLPHRSGAVSVNQNCASGMRALEIACQNIMLGKTEVGLVIGVESMTNAPYLLPKGRMGYRMGPGTIEDSMIHDGLHDELVPGHMGITAENVAAKYGITRQECDELALMSHNRAARAIREGRFKREIIPVEIKNKKGVSLFEEDEHPIRDASLEAISKLQAVFKKDGVVTAANASGINDGAAAAVVMSKEKAGELGIKPLLKLVNICTEGVDPVVMGLGPAVVIPKCLKEAGLLFDDIEYWEINEAFAAQWLGVKRMLEEDLGLKLDLEKVNHNGSGIALGHPVGCTGLRIIVTLYYEMERMGLTLGGASLCVGGGPAMASLWTRDV
- a CDS encoding 3-hydroxybutyryl-CoA dehydrogenase; translated protein: MKKILVLGAGTMGSAIAQLAAQSGFEVIMRDLETRFIEKGLVEIEKSLNRLVNKGKLSGEEKEGVISRIRGTTALSEGKDADFVIEAVIENMEFKKEVYRELDRVVQPAAILASNTSSLSITELGAVTARPDRVIGMHFFNPIPVMQLVEVIKGAATSEETFSTALELTKKMNKVPVGVKETPGFVVNRLLVPLINEAAFLLMEGAAGAEEIDTAMKLGANHPIGPLALGDLIGLDVCLAVMEVLHMEFGESKYRPCPLLRKMVRAGYLGRKTGRGFFSYSVK